The nucleotide sequence TGCCAAGATGGTCCACCTCGGTGACGTTGAAATTCAACTTGCTCGTGTCAGTCGCCAGCCCATGCGCGAGAGAGTACCTTACGGAGTACCACGTAGAAGAAGGGCGAGTGTGCCGCCGTTGCCAACCGGGCGAGAGGGAGGCAAAACGGACTAGATTGGCAAGGGTCCTCTCGTCTCAGCCGGGATGAGTGCGGAAAAGATTTGAGTTGGCGTGGTGGTTTCTGGGGATTGCTTTGTCGCCTTTCTTGCTgctcctgttttttttttcttctttctttattATTGAAGAATGCACCCTAGGGGTAAGCAAGAAGAAGAGTTGCCCCGGGGCAAATGAACAAGATTACCACGTAATAGAGGCTTCTGGATTTAAGGTTGACAAGGTTGGATCCCCGAGCCCTGGACCATGACTGATGAGCCGTTCCTGTTGATTCGAGTAAACAATACAAAACTGAATCCAGACTTTAACGCGCCTCTCTTGTTGCAGGCTCGACAGCCCAGTTGAGGTTGAGTTTTGGTTGAGGTAGGCAAGGGATCGTGCACGTTGTGTCGCCCCTCGTTTGACACTAACGTCAGATACACTACGAGGAGTGAACAGTACAACTGATTTTAGGTAGACAAGATAATTTTTTTGTAAAAAtcggaaaaagaaacaaattaTAAAGCAATTGATTCGTATAGCTAGATGTGCGGGGAGAATGGGCCCGAAGGacacaaaagacaaaaaccATAGAGGGAAAACCCCAACTTCCGGGGAAGCAAGCACTGCGTGTGTTGTTTCTTCTTCCCGACCGCCAATTCTTAGCAGagtgggatttttttttctgcaacAAAGGAGCATGTCCCTTACCCGCCCCCATCGAGAAATTCGTGGACTGTCATGGTTGGTTTGTCCCTCTCGCGGCAACATGCATGCTagtattaaaaaaaaaaaaaaaaaaacagtggTGTGTGGGTTCTGATGACATCGATCTTTGCGAGGAATGGGATTCGGGGATTTGGAGCCTCGAACGGCTGATCCACATTTCTCGGTTGCCAAGGTGGGACTTGGTTGACTCGAGTTTGATAATTAATGTGGATGCTCAACTGGGTAAAAGCCACTCAGACCGACTATCTTATGACATAATTTGCTTGGCTCAGATGACGGCGATGCAAAAGTTTGCTAACAAAGTCACACGGGAAAGGAAGGATCCCCGCTTACCAAAGATTTTGCGGGGAACGAGAGGGATTAAAAACTTGCTCGATTGCTGGAAATGAAGACAATCTCGCGCCCCAACAGATTCATTAGCATTCAAGACATATTAAttaaccaaccaaccagtAGGGTACATAGATGGGCGCATGTCCACACACCTGCCGCCAACCTTACTTTGCGGTAATGTACGTGCGGTACCTACCAAGCTACAATCCCTCTAACCGGTTTGCGGGGTGTTCCCCGGCTCGGCTGGGGCGGAAAACAGAGAAAGCGTGTCTGTCGGCAAAGTACATTTACCAAGCCTTGCAAGCTTACCTACGGCACCTACCAATGTGGTCAATCAAACTGCCCGTCATGGCTCGATCGATCTGGGTCGGCATGTGGGTAAAGAAACTACCGTAGACCGTTAGCTGCATGTATGTAGGCCGGTGCATATATGTAGAGCTACATTAACTACCGGTACCAGTCACAGTACCACTTCCCCAGTTCTGCTGCGGTAGGTAACATTTACAGTACCCTTACCGTAACTTCGATCAACTCTCGTTGTTGGAAACAAAAGAGGTAAACTCATCCAAGGATATGTGAGGGACCTGCGGAAACTTGGCGTCATTTTttggaccttttttttttctcctccacATTCCTTGCACTTACTAGGAAAACCTTGGCAACAACACTCCCTACAGATTGGCAGTGTCACGGTACTATCACCACgtaggtaggtggtaggtacctagataggTACGAACTAAAGCTCGATTCATGGCAACTTGCCCAAAACCTTGACCCCTCATAAGGATGCAACGATCGAGCCCCTTCAATCCAAATCCCGAGCGTTTGGGCAACGCTAGGAACAGGTAGTATCCTAACGTCTTAGGCTGAACACAAGGTACAAAccgataataaaaaaataaaataaaaacaagagCAAGCGGCGCATTTCATGAATAAGATGTAGGTATGTTGCGCTGATCCACAAGTGGGCAAAACGCTGACCTCTCTATAGAGAATGTCTGAAATATCTGATGAACGGGGGATTGTTGGCTCAAAATTAACACTGGCAGACAGCTTGTTTTGTCAAATCGACTGAAGTAATAATCATAACAATGATGGATGATGAAGGATGATTTGCTACATTACGTCTCAGCAAACAAGAAAGCCAAAGGTCGTTCCAAGGCAGATCATGTATACTGGGCTGTTACCGAGGAGGTATCTACCTAGTGTaggtagctaggtaggtaggtatggctGATGTCAATTTGTGTTATGTTCCTTGCTTCAATGTCACCAACCGATAGTCACGCCATCGCTCGGTATGTGCACCATACTTGCTGGGTGGGTGGGTAGTTGGGCAGTAGGTACGAAATAGGTGGTAGCTACCTTACCATACTTACCTGGGTTTGGGAACTGCTTTGCTGGTTGAAACTGTGAAGCGAAAGGAAAATGACTGGCAGCACCCAACGAGAAGCTGGTCTCTCCTTCCTTCTGTAGCTCGTGGAACCCATCTAACGCTGTTCCCCGACTGGAAATCTCTGGGCAAAGTTCCTCGTGATACACTACCATTCGGCCCTATCGCCTCTGTCTGTCTCCGGGAAGGTGTGCACCATTGAAATCGATGTGCATTTcctactacctacctaggtacctaggtacctcctGTGCTTGGACTTCAATTCTTAATGCCCGCCTCTTCCCCAAACATAATAACTCCTTCACGAATCTCAGCCACCATCGGGGTTCGGCATCGACGGGAGGCAGAAACAGAGGACAAATGCAGGGATGCAGACGATTATAGTGCAGCTGTCTACTGGTCGCTCTCACTGGCCAAGAGTTGGCGGTTTACCAAAGACGAGACAAGTGTATCATACGAGTCGCGGTTCAAATTCACAAAGTCACCACTGTTGTGTGGTGGCAGACATGGGCGCCCTTCCCGCCGGTACAAACACGCTGCAGATTTCTGTGTTGCCTAAAGGGTAGTAGTAACCGCTGACAAATATCCACCAAAAAACTCGAGGCTGGTCTCGACTCGAGACTCTTGCTCGCAAATCGCGGATGCTGATTTCCTGCTACTGCTCCGTGATGCCTTGCCCAGCCGGATCGTCAGGCACAACAGTGCCGAAGTCTAGGGCCGTCGATTATTTCAGACGATGAaagatcagcagcagcaggcttcATCTGATCCTGTGGCTGTGATGCATGTATGTTCATGGTGCGACACAGACAAAATTTCATCAGTGGCCAAGACAAACAGGTCACTAAAGTGACATTGGCTAGCaaagaggaaagaaaaacccaagaaaaaaacaacgaggtattaggtaggtagtcaaCCAAATGATAGTTCGCCCCTGATTCGAGGACTTGCATAGGACCCGAGTACTACGAGACTACgtggtaaggtacctatatGAAGCCCAGGGCGGCCCAGACTCATAATGGACCGaacagagagaaaaagaaaaaaaaaacagacagCGCCTCGAGCCAATAGATCCAAAGCATACGCTCGCATTTTGATGGGAAATCGAGTTAAGCCTCAACTGCCTCAACTTTAAAAGTTAAgcgaaaacggcagggctGGGGGCTTCCATGCCGAGGTACCGATCCAGAATCAGGTTCTGTTCTTATGAAGAAACTAAAGGGGAGCATACATATTGTTGATCAGCCTGACATGGCCACCTGCCAGCGACTCATCCGCGAAGCCAGCCAGAGTGCTCCCGAAGATTTCTCATGGTTCAGGCGCTTAGAATTCTTCCACGATCCGCTGGCCAGGGGATGACTACGCGACGGAATGGGCAACCCGCTGACCCCTACCATGAGTCGTCTGGACGTCGCACGCGATAATTTCGCAGATGGGACGACACTAGTTCCACGCTGTCCGCAAAGAATCAAAAAGTAAAAGGAGATAAAGGGGGACTGTAGACTCCCATTTTGTGTTGATCGCCAAACCGCGGTCCATGTTAATAGGGCAGAAGCTTGATTAAAGTCAAAAAAAGATATTGGGATATGCGGCTTGGCAGCCAATATCTGCCCTAACAAAAACAATCCTATTGTTACCTTGGCCCGGCTTCGAGGAAGAGGTATTAACCGGCTGAAGGGAATTCAGACGACATTAGCTTGATGTAGTAAACCCTTCCGAAGGATTCGAGTCAACGTGGCAGCCGGGTTGAGGCTGGACGACAAGCGCTCGGCCGAGCTGAACTTTTTCTGCTATAGATGGGTAAAGACGCCGATGGTGACCGTGTTAAGCGCGAGGCCCAGCCTGCCAAGACGGTGTTCATGGCCATGAATCCTGCCTATCTAGGATAGCCGGCTCGTGGCATGCGACTGTGCCGAGGTGGCCTGGCGTGAGAATTAGCGCGACTTCTATATCCAGGCCCCGAGAATGAACGTCCGATGTGACAGCACCAATAATTGTTCCGCGGAGAAGCCGATGCCAGGAATGACGAGAAACGGAACAACAACCTCTCAGAGGAACCAAGAGCGTCGTTCTGGCCAGAGGTCTGCCTAGATAGACCAACATATGGGTATACCAGCAACATGAATTCGGTGTTCGTATCCTGTCTATCAGGACAGCCCTATCTATGACAAGGTATACGTACCAACCTCTGAAGCCCCTGAGAGGTGGTTGACTCACTTCACACCCACAAACGTTCCTGTTGATGCTTCCTGTTTCGAGTATACCATCCTACCCGCCACCCACGTCTCCTCGACGGCGAAGTTGCGCAGCCTGTCCTCAAGATTAACCACTGGTTCCAGTGATTCAAGGGGCTGATCAATCACGACCCAGTCGGCAAAAGAGCCCTTTTGAATGACGCCCGCCTTGCCCTCCATGAAAGCGCCGTAGGCAGGACCCTTGGTGAACCCAGCCAACGCCTCCTCAATGGTAAGGGCCTCCTCCAAGTGCCACCCGTGATCCGTGATCCCATCGGCACCCTTTCCGGTGTGCGGGTTCTTTcgcgcgacggcggcgtAGATGCCCTGGAACGGATTCGGCGGTTCGACGGGGAAGTCGCTCCCCAGCACGGGGTTCAGGGGTAGAAACGTCTTCATCCGGTAGGCCTCGGTCCGCGTCCTTTCTGGGCCGAGCCGCAGCTCCGCGTAGCTCATGTCCGACGTGGCGTGCGTAGGCTGGATGGAAGGTAAGATGCCGAGCGCAAACATGCGCTTCTGGTCGTCTGGGTGCACAATCTGTGCGTGCTCGATCCGCATCCGGTGTCGCTCCTCCTGCAACCTGCGGAGGGCGTCAGTGTCGGCGTCGGCACCGGCGTCGCCCAGGCCGTCGCGCAGCACGGTCTCCATAGCGTCGATGGCTACGCGGTTCGCTAGGTCTCCTATCGCGTGAATGTTGACCTGCCAGCCTCCGGCCGCCCACTCGCGCGCGACCCGCGTCAACGTAGAGGCGTTGACGAGCAGTGACCCCGACGCCCCGTCGTCCAGCCGGTCGCTGTAGGGCTCTAACATGGCAGAGCCCCAGCTGCCCAGCGCTCCATCGCCAAACAGCTTGACGCTGCGTATCGTAAGCatgtcgtcgtcctcctGCCTGACGGCGGCCGCCTTGGCCAGGCAGACCGTGTTGCGCTCCTCGCACTCGAGCATTGCGTACACCCGCAGCGTAAAGCCGCCGTCCGAGCCCGCTGCGGCCATGGCTTGCATCATGGCCAGGTCCGTCGGCGTCGCCCCGGCGTCGTGCATGCCCACCAGCCCCACCTTATGAAGGGCCTTCATGGCCGACCGCACAAACTCCTGCTtcgtccggcggtccgggtGTGGCCACAGCGCCGTGACGATGTCCATAGCGTTGTCGCAAAAAACG is from Pyricularia oryzae 70-15 chromosome 2, whole genome shotgun sequence and encodes:
- a CDS encoding amidohydrolase, which produces MAGLMTTQRGLLLSLLVLGLAVYYRQRWQTAEFTASSGGAETKTYCYSGGVRTGLEHPARAECFSVGDGRVTELYADAAGVPGAEMRPGHAMPGLWDGHGHLLQYGEFLHSVDLFGAASFDEVNRRIVNYLEANPGVGSRDLWIRGVGWDQMALGGMPSADMLAREERLKGLYIMVDRVDVHCTWVSQSVLDLMPADLPHEVPGGEIIRDPGMGVFCDNAMDIVTALWPHPDRRTKQEFVRSAMKALHKVGLVGMHDAGATPTDLAMMQAMAAAGSDGGFTLRVYAMLECEERNTVCLAKAAAVRQEDDDMLTIRSVKLFGDGALGSWGSAMLEPYSDRLDDGASGSLLVNASTLTRVAREWAAGGWQVNIHAIGDLANRVAIDAMETVLRDGLGDAGADADTDALRRLQEERHRMRIEHAQIVHPDDQKRMFALGILPSIQPTHATSDMSYAELRLGPERTRTEAYRMKTFLPLNPVLGSDFPVEPPNPFQGIYAAVARKNPHTGKGADGITDHGWHLEEALTIEEALAGFTKGPAYGAFMEGKAGVIQKGSFADWVVIDQPLESLEPVVNLEDRLRNFAVEETWVAGRMVYSKQEASTGTFVGVK